In the Onychostoma macrolepis isolate SWU-2019 chromosome 09, ASM1243209v1, whole genome shotgun sequence genome, one interval contains:
- the gjb8 gene encoding gap junction protein beta 8: protein MSWGALYAQLGGVNKHSTSLGKIWLSVLFIFRISILVIAAETVWGDEQSDFTCNTQQPGCKNVCYDHFFPVSHIRFWCLQLIFVSTPALLVAMHVTYRKRNVKKGLLANRSGGAKGDDLESLKKRRLPITGPLWWTYTSSLFFRLLFEAGFMYALYYVYDGFQMARLVKCEQWPCPNKVDCFISRPTEKTVFTIFMVGSSAICIVLNVAELAYLIVKALLRCSARAKGRRAFVHQDKMSTEKAHIQNEKNARLLSSASDSSSDKTV from the coding sequence ATGAGTTGGGGAGCACTTTATGCCCAGCTGGGAGGGGTAAATAAACACTCCACCAGCCTGGGAAAGATCTGGCTGTCTGTCCTCTTCATCTTCCGCATTAGCATCCTTGTAATAGCCGCTGAAACGGTCTGGGGGGATGAGCAGTCCGACTTCACCTGTAACACACAACAGCCCGGCTGCAAAAACGTCTGCTACGACCACTTCTTTCCAGTCTCACACATCCGTTTCTGGTGCCTGCAGCTCATCTTTGTGTCTACACCGGCTTTGCTGGTGGCTATGCATGTGACATATCGCAAACGCAATGTAAAAAAAGGACTTTTGGCCAACCGAAGTGGCGGTGCCAAAGGGGATGACCTGGAGAGTCTGAAGAAGAGGCGTCTACCCATCACTGGGCCACTGTGGTGGACCTACACCTCCAGCCTGTTCTTCCGGCTCCTTTTCGAGGCTGGATTCATGTACGCTCTGTATTATGTCTACGATGGGTTTCAGATGGCCCGTCTTGTGAAGTGTGAGCAGTGGCCCTGTCCCAATAAAGTTGACTGCTTTATCTCACGACCCACAGAGAAGACAGTCTTTACCATCTTCATGGTGGGATCTTCTGCCATCTGCATTGTGCTCAATGTGGCTGAACTGGCCTACCTGATTGTCAAAGCATTGCTGAGGTGCTCAGCCAGAGCCAAAGGAAGGCGCGCTTTTGTTCACCAAGATAAAATGTCCACAGAAAAGGCGCACATACAGAATGAAAAGAACGCAAGGTTGCTGTCATCCGCTTCAGACTCCTCGAGCGATAAAACTGTTTAA